ACATTAGTTTCCATGTCTTCCTACTAGAAAGTAAACtccagggggagatagcataatggttatgcaaaaagactctcatgcttgaggctctgaagtctcaggttcaatcctctacactaGCATTagcactagccagagctgagcaatgctctggtaaaaacaaacaacatattaaaaaatagaaagtaagcTCCATGAACAGCTGTTTTCTGTTCCATGCCTAGTTTTATACTCAACTCCTAGAACAGTATTTAGGACACCGCAagagctcaataaatatttgctgttGTATTTATTCAGGATTTCTTTGATTATTGTGCTTTGTTAACTTATGTAGCACTTTCCACACTGCCACTTAACATTCTGCCCATTCTTCAGAGCTTATTCAAATACTCATTCTGTGAACCACCTAACCCCTCAGGTCAGAGTAAGTGCTCAAACAACTGTTACATAATAATTTGCCCTGGCTCTCATGATAGACTTCCTTGTAATTTTTGTAATTGCTACTATCTTGCTTTTTGCCTTCTACCTCTAGATTGTGAGTTTCTTAAAGGTAAGACCTATCTTTCATCTCTCCAGCTACCTCATCACCTCATTTCCTCCTGACAGGCCATGCTAACTTCCTCAACCCTCAagtacagctacattattaccaccACCATAAGGGCATAGGTCAAAAGGGGAAGGAACTCAGTATTAGTTTAACTATTTGATGGGAAGGATATTTCAGAGTGAAAAAAATAAGCAGATGATAGGTTGTATGAGATGGCAGCTGTAGCTACTAAGTAAATATATAACTTGTAGTTTAGGAAGTTGGGAAAGGAAATTTAGGAAGTGGGTCAATTGCTTCTGTAAAATGTTATTAGTATGATCACACTTTAAATGTACAAGTTTACAAAATATAAGTGGAGCCTTTATCTTTCAGGAAAAAAGCACAGACTATTCTGGTAAAACGCAAGAGGCAGTATTACTAAAGACGATGACATCACCAAAAATTCTGGAATCAGTGCTTGATGACAATACAAATCAGTGCTTGATGATGGCACAATGTTCATCAGTATATGTTTAGGTGACAAGGGAGACTATGTGCCTTGACAACATGTCACTGAGGGCATTTATGCTCTTGTTTTTTGACAAGTATTTTTGgctattgacttttttttctgattgagGAGTCAAGATGTCTGCAAAAGGGCTATCCTTGAGTTTTCCTCTACTGTTTATTTGCTTCTTCATGGAAAGTTTTTGTATTTGTGATAGAAGTACCTGGACAAAAGTTGGATGGGAGATCTTTCCAGATGAGGCACTTCATCTGAAATTTAAGCGTCCTCCAACTTCCTGTCTGCCTTACCCTGTGGATAAAATATATTGTATTTTGGCTAACCTGGATATATTTGGCAGCTGTTTACGCATCACTTATATTTCAGTGGAAATTCTCCTTTTAATCCTGACTGTTTTATCTGTACATTACCTGTGCATGAAGTGGAAGAAGCATAAAAGAAAGGTAAATTTGTGATGAAATAAATACTATCTCTAGAGTATCTaaattggtttttttgttttgttttgtttcattttgttttttgcctccagggtcatcactggggctcggtgcctgcactacaaatccactgctcctagaggccatttttcccattttgttgtccttgttgttgttgcatctGTTGtagtccttattgttattgttgtcatggctgttgttggataggacagagagaaattgagagaggcagggaagacagagagggggagagaaagatagacatttgcagaccggcctcaccacttgtgaagtgacccccctgcaggtagggagccaggggctagaaccaggatccttatgctggtccttgcgctttgtgtcatgtgttctgaacctgctacaccaccacccagctccctagagTATCTAATTTTTGAAGACTCTCAGTACTAAAGCATGGTACTTTCCCTCAAAGAATCTAAGAAACACATGGAGAAAAAAGTGATATATAATAGAATAGATAGGTAGTAAAGTTAGCTGTGTGGGCCCTAGGGTATGTGATTTGATTTCTCAGTTGCCTCGTTCATAAAATTCATAAGAAGAATCTAAAGAAAGATCTCCTAGAATCCTTAGATATAACCAGGGAAGCTTAGTGTACAAATATTGGCAAATGTTTTCTAAGTGGACTGTAAGGAAATTTCTAGTGCTAGGATAACTTTATACAGTAAACTTTCCTTTGTATAACTAAATTACAACTGACATTTGGAATTTAAGTGTTGTCATGTGTTGCTTAATGAAGGGGCTATATGCTGATGAATGTGTTGTAAGGTGATTTCATTGTTGTATGAATGCCACAGAGTGTAATTACACACACCTGGGCAGTACATACCTAGGCTATTAATAGAAACAACTGTTGTATATGTAGTCCACAACTGACTTACTATGTagcatatcatatatatatatttctcaaaaCAAATTTGAACCCCagtatgaaaaaaaatatatagactatcatttgttttctccttttaggTTAAAAGGCAAGAAACTATACAGACCATTGATAATGGCCTAGAAATTGAGTCTTTCCAGGACATTGAACAAATACTCTGCAGACTGATAGCTACAGTAACCATGTTGACCAAGTACCTGAACAAGGCAGTCCATCATCCTTCAGCTAAAAAAAGCAAATATGGcaaaataagagggaaaaaagtgAAGGCAGTGAGGAGCAGGAAGACACTGGATTATCCATATGCAGCTCTGTCCAAAATGAATATCACAACAGGACTCTATTGAGTGAATTCATCAGAGTATAAAAATGGTTCTTTGGGAACCTCTGTGATTTTTCTTGCCACACACTCTACAGAAAATTTGAAATCTTGGCTGAAAATATATTTCCAAAGGCATCTACGCTCACTTGAGTATTGGGGGGGGTATTTTTCTCAAATATGTTAGATTATTAATCGCTACCAAACATGTAGAATAGAATCTTAATGTTTCAacaaatcattaatttaaataatatgtgtgattcttttttttctttgaaaaaaattgtggttataaggaaactttcctattcagaATGCAAAAGCAGCATGGAAGTaccaagaattattttttaagtataagtTTCACTATTTTACTTTGCAAACAAATCATcagtattttaaaattctttcaaacATTTGCTGGTAAGATACCTTAAAGTTAAATTATTGCACTTTAGTTGATCAATAATCCCAATTTTTAAAAGTACactagcaaaaaatatatatattagctaaAGGGTAATTATTGTTCCATTACAACCTTTactagaatcaccaaacaagtaaatgaagTAAAACTTATGGTTAACTTCGACcctactaaaatcctaggtgtatttcctccctaacttgaggccagaccttaCAAACCTAATTAATACcagtttgaatacaacaaatgacaaagTTCTAACAAATGGGTGAAAGTCTAAGGTCAATAGATAAAGAAGGAACTGCAAAATcagaaaaagggcaagagactggctcatttaatatgatggtctttttggccactaccaggccaccccatcaggtcAAAAATTCTTAGATTCCCACATAGGTAcaatggtcctagacctctaacagaccactctctccaccatcactggtcactcctATCAagaatcatcataagccctcttgtgggcctctccaagacCTTGCTCTCACTGTTAcgtagcaatgatagggactgcctcactttctgaagggaggctgggcaggcCTActgtgccactcaaggaagactggtcctgaaatgagtgaagcctaggatgttcccagctgtgaccatggactgcaagctcaggctgacagggacttggaggttatgcaggcccctgtgctaaatatgaatatatatgggccctaggtcagatcaatggggtaaacagttaattgaacttatatattttcttcaagtttagaaactactctcttccctcattcagctttctaactctattctcaactctgactacatcttccccgacaatatttttagtctacttcCATGTGAGCTAATCGAGCTCAAGCAAaacattattaaagtcatgggcccctaggaacatacctacaacagactttctagtttcttaccatcctaagatccctattctcatctgttctattcctattcttttctatacctgtttattaaacaatttgtcctgctttatagcttaccgcctttcagccaccaagttgcagatgctactgtgattccatcctgacttccttgggcagacaaccccactaatgtgtcctgaaatctcaACCTCTTTAGAGCCCTttgccactaaggaaagatagaaacaggatgagggtatgaatcgacctgccaatgcccatgtccagtggagaagcaattacagaagccagaactcccattttTGGTACCCCATTAAGagttttgattcatactccaaaagggggagagatattaggggaagatgattaaAGGCACTGAAacttaattccatcaggacctggacaaagaagaaggggggggggaaggaaggacattcagaagttgtaatagatgtaggtgtggctagaaaggaagaaaaagcagggaccagcacaaggatccaggttagagtccctgctccccacctgcagaagagaagcttcacaagcagcaaatcaAGTCTGCAGGTCCCTCCCCgccacctctcatctcccctcctcctctcaatttctcttttctatctaataaaatggtaaagaaggccaccaggatcagtggaccaagcactgagccccagtgataaccctggaggaaacaaataaaaagcagGCCCATGGGAAAAAACCaggtaaatatatgtaaatatagttaAGAAataagtcaacctatatctgtgatcttgggagaactattgcagtttccaatggagggaatggggactgaGTTctgtaactctggtggtagaacagtgtggaattatacccctgttatctcataattttgtaaatcaatgttaaatcattaattaaaaagtacacccaaaaaaaaaagggttggggagatagcataatggttatgcaaaatacatcGAAGCACCAaagctcctaggttcaatacccagcaccaccataacccagagcaaAACACTGTTtaggtgaaaataaataatcaaatggcAGGGAAAAAGactgaaatgaaaagagaaaaagaatttgccaggaggggccaggagataactcatcCAGCAAAGAGTATGTTTTGCCCTGAGCAGGTGAGCTCCAAGtaactacatgggagcacctgcgcAGAGGAAGCTGCACCAGTAAAGGAACACTACTGTGGTGtttatcctctcttcctctgtctaaaaaatattaaaatatatataagagagaaaaaataaaagaaaaatgggaaagaaaattga
Above is a genomic segment from Erinaceus europaeus chromosome 9, mEriEur2.1, whole genome shotgun sequence containing:
- the TEX50 gene encoding testis-expressed protein 50, producing MSAKGLSLSFPLLFICFFMESFCICDRSTWTKVGWEIFPDEALHLKFKRPPTSCLPYPVDKIYCILANLDIFGSCLRITYISVEILLLILTVLSVHYLCMKWKKHKRKVKRQETIQTIDNGLEIESFQDIEQILCRLIATVTMLTKYLNKAVHHPSAKKSKYGKIRGKKVKAVRSRKTLDYPYAALSKMNITTGLY